One genomic window of Medicago truncatula cultivar Jemalong A17 chromosome 1, MtrunA17r5.0-ANR, whole genome shotgun sequence includes the following:
- the LOC11407507 gene encoding uncharacterized protein, translating to MAMDFQNRKARLFVIVAAIVALSITAEKCRELIGEEGSSQSGKFTLLNCFDMGSGTLACAVKEGVKLYFYSIRSTHVEKARQRAIESALVDAVSQGMPPTDAAKHAQKESKKAAKLASRQAKRIIGPIISSGWDFFEAIYYGGTITEGFLRGTGTLFGAYGGGFFGEQSLGRIGYLVGSHMGSWVGGRIGLMIYDVINGVHLLLEFVQTGEIEVRKTLVHENSDAPYTSFDGEVPTFDRSERSSSYESSPTEESNADESMEYQSYETNSEL from the exons ATGGCCATGGATTTCCAAAACAGAAAGGCTCGGTTATTCGTAATTGTCGCCGCCATCGTTGCTCTTAGTATCACAG CTGAAAAATGCAGGGAGCTTATTGGCGAGGAGGGGTCATCCCAGAGTGGAAAGTTCACATTATTAAACTGTTTTGACATGGGTTCTGGAACGTTGGCATGTGCTGTCAAAGAAGGCGTCAAACTCTATTTTTACAGTATTAGATCTACTCATGTTGAAAAAGCAAGGCAACGAGCAATCGAGTCTGCACTTGTTGACGCTGTTAGTCAAGGGATGCCCCCAACAGATGCAGCAAAACATGCgcagaaagaaagtaaaaaggCCGCGAAATTGGCTTCTCGTCAAGCCAAGCGGATTATTGGCCCCATCATCTCTTCTGGATGGGACTTTTTCGAAGCTATTTATTATGGTGGTACAATCACAGAAGGGTTCCTTAGAGGTACTGGCACTTTGTTTGGTGCATACGGGGGAGGGTTCTTTGGGGAGCAAAGCCTTGGCAGAATTGGCTATCTTGTTGGAAGTCACATGGGCAGTTGGGTTGGTGGCAGAATAGGATTAATGATTTATGATGTGATTAACGGAGTGCATTTGTTGTTGGAATTTGTTCAAACAGGTGAAATTGAAGTTCGTAAAACATTAGTTCATGAAAACTCTGACGCTCCATATACTTCTTTTGATGGCGAAGTTCCTACTTTTGACCGCTCTGAACGTTCCAGTTCGTATGAGTCATCTCCCACTGAAGAATCCAATGCGGATGAATCTATGGAATATCAGAGCTATGAAACAAATTCGGAACTgtga
- the LOC11405947 gene encoding nicotianamine synthase, translating into MSVELWPVFCSVCVCLSNVLSLIILEEQPHSVDMVGKEDLLIEEVCKLYDQISSLDTLKPCKNVNTLFTKLVLTCMPPSPIDVTKLSTKVQEIRSKLIRLCGEAEGHLESHYSTIIASYNNPLNQLNIFPYYSNYLKLSLLEFNILTKHSTNVPKKIAFIGSGPLPLTSLVLATNHLQNTIFHNYDFDPLANSKASCLVSSDPELSKRMFFYTNDILDVSNALKEYEVVYLAALVGMSVEEKNRIIEHLAKYMAPGALLMLRSAHGARAFLYPVVDTNDLRGFEVLSVFHPTDEVINSVVIARRYPMVLLPNKCCSDEIQALKPLINHGNNMIEELVIEEN; encoded by the coding sequence ATGAGTGTTGAGTTGTGGCCTGTCTTCTGTTCTGTGTGCGTGTGTCTAAGTAACGTGCTTTCTTTGATCATTCTCGAGGAACAACCTCATAGTGTCGACATGGTTGGCAAGGAAGATCTATTGATCGAAGAAGTATGCAAACTCTATGATCAAATCTCAAGCTTAGACACACTCAAACCTTGCAAAAATGTCAACACACTTTTCACAAAACTTGTTCTCACATGCATGCCACCTAGTCCCATTGATGTTACCAAACTTAGCACAAAAGTTCAAGAAATTAGATCCAAACTCATAAGGCTATGTGGTGAAGCTGAAGGCCATTTAGAAAGTCACTACTCAACTATCATAGCTTCATACAATAATCCACTCAATCAACTCAACATTTTCCCTTATTATTCAAACTACCTCAAACTTAGTCTCCTTGAATTCAATATCTTAACCAAACACTCCACTAATGTTCCTAAAAAAATTGCCTTTATTGGCTCAGGTCCACTTCCACTTACTTCACTTGTGTTAGCCACTAATCACCTACAAAACACAATTTTTCACAACTATGACTTTGACCCTTTAGCCAATTCCAAAGCTTCTTGCTTGGTTTCCTCTGATCCTGAATTATCAAAGCGTATGTTTTTTTACACCAATGATATATTGGATGTTTCAAATGCTTTGAAAGAAtatgaagttgtttatttggCAGCACTTGTGGGAATGAGTGTTGAGGAAAAGAATAGGATCATTGAGCATTTGGCTAAGTACATGGCACCAGGAGCACTCCTGATGCTCAGGAGTGCTCACGGTGCGCGTGCTTTTTTGTATCCGGTTGTTGATACCAATGATCTTCGAGGCTTTGAGGTGCTCTCGGTGTTTCATCCAACGGACGAGGTTATCAATTCAGTTGTCATAGCGCGCAGGTATCCTATGGTTTTACTACCAAACAAGTGTTGTTCTGATGAGATTCAAGCTCTCAAACCACTTATCAACCATGGCAATAATATGATTGAGGAATTGGTCATTGAAGAAAATTAA